The Saccharomonospora glauca K62 genome has a segment encoding these proteins:
- a CDS encoding SDR family NAD(P)-dependent oxidoreductase, producing the protein MNGQLDGKAVVVTGAGRGLGEAFATHAAQAGAHVVVNDVDADLAERTAANITTHGGRAVASGHDVADPSQAAALIELCVAEFGGIDGLVNNAGLNYEAVSWEDDPDDVRRLIETNVLGVIYVGTAAARAMVADGRGGSIVNISSGASLGQRKLATYSASKGAVASLTYSWALDMEEVGIRVNAVCPLAHTRMVWNSERSLRNCPPERTPSRIAPLVLFLLGDDSRGITGQLIRCNGSDLHIMGQPYVKEPVLRRDVWDSQSVRRAFSEVFAAHLEPYGLEKRVPPTLREWTAVAPAGGAASWPRRSA; encoded by the coding sequence ATGAACGGACAACTCGACGGCAAGGCCGTGGTGGTGACGGGAGCGGGCAGGGGCCTGGGGGAGGCGTTCGCGACACATGCCGCCCAGGCCGGTGCTCACGTGGTGGTCAACGACGTCGACGCGGACCTGGCGGAACGGACGGCCGCGAACATCACCACCCACGGTGGCCGGGCGGTGGCCAGTGGCCACGACGTCGCGGACCCCTCCCAGGCGGCCGCGCTCATCGAACTGTGCGTGGCCGAGTTCGGTGGTATCGACGGGTTGGTCAACAACGCGGGCCTCAACTACGAGGCCGTTTCCTGGGAGGACGATCCCGACGACGTTCGCAGGCTCATCGAGACCAACGTCCTCGGCGTCATCTACGTGGGCACGGCCGCGGCTCGTGCCATGGTGGCGGACGGCCGCGGTGGTTCCATCGTCAACATCTCGTCGGGCGCGTCACTGGGGCAGCGGAAACTAGCCACGTACTCGGCGAGCAAGGGGGCGGTGGCGTCGCTGACCTACTCGTGGGCGCTGGACATGGAGGAGGTCGGTATCCGGGTCAACGCCGTGTGCCCTCTCGCGCACACCCGGATGGTGTGGAACTCGGAGCGGTCCTTGCGGAACTGCCCACCGGAGCGGACGCCCTCACGGATCGCGCCGCTGGTGTTGTTCCTCCTCGGTGACGACTCGCGAGGCATCACCGGGCAGTTGATCCGGTGCAACGGTTCGGACCTGCACATCATGGGACAGCCGTACGTGAAGGAACCCGTGCTGCGCAGGGACGTGTGGGACAGCCAGAGCGTGCGGCGGGCCTTCTCCGAGGTGTTCGCCGCGCACCTCGAACCGTACGGTCTGGAGAAGCGGGTGCCGCCGACGTTGCGGGAATGGACCGCCGTCGCTCCGGCGGGTGGGGCGGCGTCCTGGCCCCGGCGCAGTGCCTGA
- a CDS encoding MFS transporter — MSDAVRNREFRAIWIAEAQSILGDHLTTVALSIVVYGRTGSPLWAATVYALTFLPALAGGLGLSQLADRFPRKTVLVVSAVVQAVLVGAMAVPGMPLAPLCVLVVLARLAGAPANAAQNALTREVFTDDELYLRSQDLRGITSNIAMLIGLAGGGFLVTSFGASWALAIDALTFLVAALLVQLWVRQRPAAGNPDDGWFTAVRWVWGQRRLRVLLALSWLVGLAVIPEGLAAPLADQIGAPEQAVGWLLAADPVGFILGTFVLSRFVSAENRKRVMGVLATLAAAILIGFAATPNLPFALLLLMLAGAAGSYIITVGATFITWVPNDKRGGAGGVYRTGLRVAQGIGVALGGVVADLVGSATTAIALAGAAGVVLTIPVALSWARVRKADSSEKD; from the coding sequence ATGAGTGACGCAGTCCGCAACCGCGAATTCCGGGCCATATGGATCGCGGAGGCGCAGTCGATCCTCGGCGATCACCTGACCACGGTGGCACTGTCCATCGTCGTGTACGGCCGTACGGGCTCGCCCCTCTGGGCCGCCACGGTGTACGCGCTCACCTTCCTCCCGGCGCTCGCGGGTGGTCTGGGACTCTCCCAACTCGCCGACCGATTCCCCCGCAAGACGGTCCTCGTCGTCTCGGCCGTCGTCCAGGCCGTGTTGGTGGGGGCCATGGCCGTGCCGGGAATGCCACTGGCACCGCTGTGCGTCCTCGTCGTCCTCGCCCGACTCGCGGGCGCCCCGGCCAACGCCGCGCAGAACGCCCTGACCCGCGAGGTGTTCACCGACGACGAGCTGTACCTGCGCAGCCAGGACCTCAGGGGCATCACGAGCAACATCGCCATGCTCATCGGGCTCGCCGGGGGCGGGTTCCTGGTCACGTCGTTCGGAGCGTCGTGGGCGCTGGCGATCGACGCCCTGACCTTCCTCGTCGCGGCGCTGCTCGTGCAGCTCTGGGTCCGGCAACGCCCCGCCGCCGGCAACCCGGACGACGGGTGGTTCACCGCGGTGCGTTGGGTGTGGGGACAACGCCGACTGCGGGTGTTGCTCGCGTTGTCCTGGTTGGTGGGACTCGCGGTGATCCCCGAGGGGCTCGCCGCTCCGCTGGCCGACCAGATCGGCGCCCCCGAACAAGCCGTGGGCTGGTTGCTGGCCGCCGACCCGGTGGGCTTCATCCTCGGCACGTTCGTCTTGTCGCGGTTCGTCTCCGCGGAGAACCGCAAGCGTGTGATGGGAGTGCTGGCCACGCTCGCGGCCGCGATCCTCATCGGTTTCGCGGCGACCCCGAACCTGCCCTTCGCGCTGTTGTTGCTGATGCTCGCGGGAGCAGCGGGCTCCTACATCATCACCGTCGGGGCCACGTTCATCACGTGGGTGCCCAACGACAAACGAGGTGGCGCGGGAGGCGTCTACCGCACCGGTCTGCGGGTCGCGCAGGGTATCGGGGTCGCTCTGGGCGGCGTCGTCGCGGACCTCGTGGGGTCCGCGACGACCGCGATCGCACTCGCGGGAGCCGCCGGAGTCGTTCTCACGATCCCGGTCGCGCTCTCCTGGGCGCGTGTGCGGAAGGCCGACTCATCCGAGAAGGACTGA
- a CDS encoding GGDEF domain-containing protein — protein sequence MEALSVAGFAVAFVHSPVPGGEDWLRFVILGLGATAHIQLTRRQEERRRNRTKTVLIDLTAVWVFPATLVLPATLAVLLVALIRLQRWFTARRPTHNFVYSSVAHGLAAALANLSYRAMSPQDWSTLTATGSLREFGLVLATAAVYEAVQIVYVGGILALGSPNPTVRTVLGSKADNLLEAITTGLGAVTAVLLVTMPPAVAIMAVVTVVFNRLAEIDQLQNAVVTDPKTGLLNMRGWTESADRALNRVRRAGSTLSVLMVDLDHFKWVNDTYGHPAGDDVLAAVASALSSVTRPADVVGRFGGEEFLLLLPDADTSAAELAAERIRTTIAGLRISTTDKRGARATISGRTASIGVAVFPRHADDLDGLLQAADTAVYEAKEAGRNRVRFAPVPT from the coding sequence ATGGAGGCGTTGTCGGTCGCCGGTTTCGCGGTGGCGTTCGTCCACTCACCGGTGCCCGGCGGGGAGGACTGGCTCAGATTCGTCATCCTCGGGCTGGGCGCCACCGCGCACATCCAGCTCACGCGCCGCCAGGAGGAGCGACGACGCAACCGCACGAAGACCGTGCTCATCGACCTCACGGCGGTGTGGGTCTTCCCCGCGACGCTGGTCCTGCCCGCCACGCTCGCGGTCCTGTTGGTCGCGCTCATCCGGCTCCAACGCTGGTTCACCGCCCGCCGTCCCACGCACAACTTCGTGTACTCGTCCGTCGCCCACGGACTCGCGGCCGCCCTGGCCAACCTCAGCTACCGGGCGATGTCGCCACAGGACTGGAGCACACTGACCGCCACGGGATCGCTTCGCGAGTTCGGACTCGTGCTCGCCACGGCGGCGGTGTACGAGGCGGTGCAGATCGTCTACGTGGGCGGCATCCTGGCCCTGGGCTCGCCCAACCCGACCGTCCGCACCGTCCTCGGCAGCAAGGCCGACAACCTCCTGGAGGCCATCACCACCGGACTCGGGGCCGTCACCGCCGTGCTGCTGGTCACCATGCCTCCGGCGGTGGCGATCATGGCCGTGGTCACCGTCGTCTTCAACCGGCTCGCGGAGATCGACCAGTTGCAGAACGCGGTGGTGACCGACCCCAAGACCGGACTGCTCAACATGCGCGGGTGGACGGAGTCCGCCGACCGCGCGCTCAACCGCGTGCGACGCGCGGGGAGCACGCTGTCCGTCCTGATGGTGGACCTGGACCATTTCAAGTGGGTCAACGACACCTACGGACACCCGGCCGGCGACGACGTGCTGGCGGCGGTGGCGAGCGCGTTATCCAGCGTGACCAGGCCCGCCGACGTCGTGGGCCGCTTCGGCGGCGAGGAGTTCCTCCTGCTGCTGCCCGACGCCGACACCTCGGCCGCGGAGCTCGCGGCCGAACGAATCCGCACGACCATCGCGGGCCTGCGGATCTCCACCACCGACAAACGAGGGGCCAGGGCCACCATCAGCGGCCGCACGGCCTCCATCGGGGTCGCCGTGTTCCCCCGTCACGCCGACGACCTCGACGGGCTGCTCCAGGCCGCCGACACTGCCGTGTACGAGGCGAAGGAAGCGGGCCGCAACCGCGTCCGCTTCGCGCCGGTCCCGACGTGA
- a CDS encoding phospholipase A2 codes for MPVRQTPNARRRTPGGLTRLLLLVLLVGGFAFVASRPEATSPPAGDEPVDESVADAERAVEALLDPERSAQALAMLPADFKAVTGVEVATQRALDGTVRAIHVGGGCSAPWGDDSTRWDFGTPCRSHDLGYDLLRYAEKKGSPLGTDLREALDDRLSEDMYATCDVNPRGTPELCRSVAGLYTAGLVVNSWHQRWGPPVNEPLPPLLAGAVVIGVLLWHRWRDRLGGLSSSPSPKPRPRRDARIVPATPWTLLGVGGVGLLILGESTVALARWAGLATEWLWPLTWLTQTAVVFFLAAGYSNAVAWEASSRSGGVRAYLAHRGSWLLRFALVFAVVAFATPLALELLRVPPTTAEGIMRVALHPLWLIGLYLLTVILTPLMQALHRRAPRAVPLGLALALAGAEWATTLTTSSWPHHLGTMTLALLAQQAAFAHRDGFTPTRRQFLLAAGAGLAALAIGATTGALPLVLGVPDAPSTLAGPTTAVLLIGVVQVSVLGLLRDRLGRLVCRPPVLRAAGLASRAPMSLYLLFLAAVMLLVSAVYLPRRLGSEFDVLAVQSRTLLATALLVAPAAFVFVRIERHVWHRPLPSPVWRPTRSGLDRWLSYGATVAGFGFAVLGVFGFALTTLNATPEALSGVLLDPVQSLVKLLLGMSLLHSVRSGTTGNPGTWLLMAAACVPPLLSVTATPLPDSVGMVVHVTACLAAVAVAIMTTVRALVSPARGWRT; via the coding sequence ATGCCCGTCCGCCAAACCCCGAACGCGCGTCGACGGACACCGGGCGGTCTCACTCGTCTCCTGCTGCTGGTCCTCCTGGTAGGGGGCTTCGCGTTCGTGGCCTCCCGACCGGAAGCCACCTCGCCCCCCGCGGGCGACGAGCCCGTCGACGAGAGCGTGGCCGACGCCGAACGCGCCGTCGAGGCGTTGCTCGACCCCGAACGCTCCGCTCAGGCGCTGGCCATGCTGCCCGCCGACTTCAAGGCCGTGACCGGAGTCGAGGTCGCCACGCAACGCGCGCTCGACGGCACGGTGAGGGCGATACACGTCGGCGGCGGGTGTTCCGCACCGTGGGGTGACGACAGCACCCGGTGGGACTTCGGGACGCCCTGTCGCTCCCACGATCTCGGCTACGACCTGCTGCGCTACGCGGAGAAGAAGGGCAGCCCCCTCGGGACCGACCTCAGGGAGGCGCTCGACGACCGGCTGTCCGAGGACATGTACGCCACCTGCGACGTCAACCCGAGGGGCACCCCCGAGCTGTGCCGCAGCGTCGCCGGGCTCTACACGGCGGGGCTCGTGGTGAACTCCTGGCACCAGAGGTGGGGACCTCCGGTGAACGAGCCCCTGCCACCACTGCTGGCCGGGGCGGTGGTCATCGGGGTCCTGCTCTGGCACCGATGGCGCGACCGGCTGGGGGGCCTCTCCTCGTCACCGAGCCCGAAGCCTCGACCGCGCCGGGACGCGCGCATCGTGCCCGCCACACCGTGGACGTTGCTCGGCGTCGGCGGGGTGGGACTGCTCATCCTCGGCGAATCGACGGTGGCGCTGGCTCGCTGGGCCGGGCTGGCCACGGAGTGGCTGTGGCCTCTCACCTGGTTGACCCAGACGGCGGTGGTGTTCTTCCTCGCCGCGGGATATAGCAACGCCGTGGCGTGGGAGGCCAGCTCCCGCTCCGGCGGGGTGCGGGCCTACCTGGCGCATCGGGGCAGCTGGCTGTTGCGGTTCGCACTCGTGTTCGCCGTCGTGGCCTTCGCCACCCCCCTCGCCCTGGAGCTGCTGCGCGTACCACCGACGACCGCCGAGGGGATCATGCGAGTGGCGCTGCACCCGCTGTGGTTGATCGGTTTGTACCTGCTCACGGTCATCCTCACGCCACTGATGCAGGCACTGCACCGACGCGCGCCGCGTGCGGTGCCGCTGGGCCTGGCTCTCGCGCTCGCGGGCGCGGAATGGGCCACCACACTCACCACATCGTCGTGGCCCCACCACCTGGGCACGATGACCCTCGCGCTGCTGGCGCAACAGGCCGCCTTCGCCCACCGGGACGGCTTCACCCCCACCCGGCGTCAGTTCCTGCTCGCGGCCGGGGCCGGACTCGCAGCGTTGGCGATCGGCGCCACCACGGGGGCCCTCCCACTCGTGCTGGGAGTCCCCGACGCCCCCTCGACGCTGGCGGGGCCCACGACCGCCGTGCTGCTGATCGGCGTGGTTCAGGTCTCGGTGCTCGGCCTGCTCCGGGACCGCCTCGGCCGCCTGGTGTGCCGACCACCGGTCCTGCGCGCGGCGGGACTGGCCTCACGCGCGCCGATGAGTCTCTACCTGCTCTTCCTCGCCGCGGTGATGCTGTTGGTGAGCGCCGTGTACCTGCCGAGGCGCCTCGGCTCCGAGTTCGACGTGCTGGCCGTGCAATCCCGCACCCTGCTCGCCACCGCTCTCCTGGTGGCCCCCGCGGCGTTCGTTTTCGTCCGGATCGAACGCCACGTGTGGCATCGACCACTTCCCTCTCCGGTGTGGCGTCCCACACGGAGCGGACTGGACCGGTGGCTCTCCTACGGAGCGACGGTCGCGGGCTTCGGTTTCGCCGTCCTCGGCGTGTTCGGGTTCGCGTTGACGACGCTGAACGCCACGCCGGAAGCGCTGTCGGGAGTGCTGCTCGACCCGGTGCAGAGTCTGGTGAAACTGCTGCTGGGGATGTCGCTGTTGCACAGCGTACGCAGCGGAACCACCGGCAACCCCGGAACTTGGCTGCTCATGGCGGCGGCCTGTGTCCCGCCCCTACTGTCGGTGACGGCGACGCCGTTGCCCGACTCCGTCGGCATGGTGGTGCACGTGACGGCCTGCCTGGCCGCCGTCGCCGTGGCGATCATGACGACGGTGAGGGCCCTGGTCTCCCCCGCGCGGGGGTGGCGAACCTGA
- a CDS encoding LCP family protein, giving the protein MRGAPPRRRGKNVGAKVALTLVSVLVLTVTGYAWAAMQGLVNGLTTADVIEGDEGELPADGARDILLVGMDSRVDAQGNPLPEEMLAKLNAGVADGELNTDTLILVHIPNDGKSAVALSLPRDSYVTIPGFGQHKINSAYARGKMAAKRELEAQGVTDEKELELRSNQEGAKTLIATVEALTGQTIDNFASVNLLGFYEITNAIGGVEVCLNQATKDPYSGANFKAGKQTISGTKALAFVRQRHGLLRGDLDRVVRQQVFLAGLANKVLSAGTLTDPAKLSDLVDAIQKSVVVNSGWDILSFAQQMKGLTGGQIKFHTIPVKNPEYDTPDGLAIQIDPVEVRNFVAKLSGKKPSEQSAPAPGEITVDVYNTSNIEGLAGTVSETLTAQGYVAGEVANDTPRQASVVQAAQGELASAQAVADALGGGIAVEENAEVTSGHVRVLLAPDYQQNGSSAAGAPAGGGNAPGTAPRQGGDADEQPITADGVTCVN; this is encoded by the coding sequence GTGCGCGGTGCCCCGCCACGTCGCCGCGGGAAGAACGTCGGTGCCAAGGTGGCCCTGACCCTGGTGTCCGTGTTGGTACTCACCGTCACCGGCTACGCCTGGGCCGCCATGCAGGGGCTCGTTAACGGTCTGACGACGGCCGACGTCATCGAGGGAGACGAAGGCGAGCTCCCCGCCGACGGGGCCCGCGACATCCTGCTGGTCGGCATGGACAGCCGGGTCGACGCGCAGGGCAATCCGCTGCCGGAGGAGATGCTCGCCAAACTCAACGCCGGGGTGGCCGACGGCGAGCTGAACACCGACACGTTGATCCTCGTCCACATTCCCAACGACGGGAAGAGCGCCGTGGCGCTGTCCCTGCCCAGGGACTCCTACGTGACGATCCCCGGCTTCGGCCAACACAAGATCAACTCCGCGTACGCGCGCGGGAAGATGGCCGCGAAGCGGGAGCTGGAAGCACAGGGCGTCACCGACGAGAAGGAACTGGAGCTGCGCAGCAACCAGGAGGGCGCCAAGACGCTCATCGCCACCGTCGAGGCGTTGACGGGCCAGACCATCGACAACTTCGCCTCGGTGAACCTGCTCGGCTTCTACGAGATCACCAATGCCATCGGCGGCGTGGAGGTGTGTCTGAACCAGGCCACGAAGGACCCGTACTCGGGGGCGAACTTCAAGGCGGGCAAGCAGACCATCTCCGGTACGAAGGCCCTCGCGTTCGTGCGGCAGCGACACGGCCTGCTGCGGGGTGACCTGGACCGGGTCGTGCGGCAGCAGGTGTTCCTCGCCGGGTTGGCGAACAAGGTGCTCTCGGCGGGCACGCTGACGGACCCGGCCAAGCTAAGCGACCTCGTCGACGCGATTCAGAAGTCCGTCGTCGTGAACAGCGGCTGGGACATCCTCTCCTTCGCCCAGCAGATGAAGGGTCTCACCGGCGGGCAGATCAAGTTCCACACCATCCCCGTGAAGAACCCGGAGTACGACACCCCCGACGGGCTGGCCATCCAGATCGACCCGGTGGAGGTCCGTAACTTCGTCGCCAAGCTCTCGGGCAAGAAGCCGAGCGAGCAGTCCGCGCCGGCTCCGGGGGAGATCACCGTCGACGTCTATAACACCTCCAACATCGAAGGGCTCGCGGGCACGGTGTCCGAGACGCTCACGGCCCAGGGATACGTGGCGGGCGAGGTGGCCAACGACACGCCCAGGCAGGCGAGCGTGGTCCAGGCGGCACAGGGAGAACTCGCCTCCGCGCAGGCCGTCGCCGACGCGCTGGGCGGCGGGATCGCCGTGGAGGAGAACGCGGAGGTGACGTCGGGGCACGTGCGCGTGCTGCTGGCCCCGGACTACCAGCAGAACGGCAGTTCGGCGGCGGGTGCGCCGGCCGGCGGTGGGAACGCGCCCGGAACGGCCCCACGGCAGGGCGGCGACGCGGACGAGCAGCCGATCACCGCGGACGGTGTCACCTGCGTCAACTAG
- a CDS encoding helix-turn-helix domain-containing protein, with amino-acid sequence MLIDTDAYQRVLGEELRKLRTKLGWTRKELGERLQSGISLQTLATYELGTRQCSVVRLAELCMAMGELPQNLLARVHDRLFAHEADQMRVDLADVIADEQPELLPLRRWARGRLASGGSTDVRFDRATLEQLAALCDLRVEELITRLRKLSAATL; translated from the coding sequence GTGTTGATCGACACCGACGCTTACCAGCGAGTCCTGGGCGAGGAACTACGCAAGCTACGGACCAAGCTCGGGTGGACCCGCAAGGAACTGGGCGAGCGCCTGCAGAGCGGTATCTCGCTGCAGACGCTCGCCACCTACGAGCTGGGCACGCGGCAGTGTTCCGTGGTGCGGCTCGCCGAACTGTGCATGGCGATGGGCGAACTACCGCAGAACCTGCTCGCGCGCGTCCACGACAGGCTGTTCGCCCACGAAGCCGACCAGATGCGGGTGGATCTGGCCGACGTCATCGCCGACGAACAGCCCGAGCTGCTCCCCTTGCGCCGCTGGGCCCGCGGCAGGCTCGCCTCGGGCGGGTCCACCGACGTGCGCTTCGACCGGGCCACGCTCGAACAGCTCGCGGCGCTGTGCGACCTGCGGGTCGAGGAACTGATCACGCGGCTGAGGAAACTGTCCGCGGCGACGCTGTAG
- a CDS encoding flavin-containing monooxygenase, whose translation MGNRTETGVVVVGAGFSGLGMAIQLRKDGRDDFVVLEKADEVGGTWRDNTYPGCACDIQSHMYSFSFEQNPNWSRAFSPQPEIYEYLRGVARKYGLYRFIHFGREMTGARWDADEHRWHVTTASGDEYVAQYLVCGVGALHLPQIPDLPGAERFRGAAFHSARWDHDFDLRGKRVAVVGTGASAIQFVPKIAEQVRQLHLFQRTPPWVMPKADHTMPEWVKRLFARVPLAQRAYRDFLYWTLELRAIGFNGDPRIMRLAQKIAKRHLDRQVADPVLREKLTPDYVLGCKRVLISNDYYPALTRDNVEVVTDGIAEVTETSVIDKAGVEREVDAIIYGTGFHVTDGYDHLDIVGANGTNLGRQWSEHGMQTHLGITANGYPNLFLLLGPNTGLGHNSVVFMIEQQIRYIAEAMNYVEAHGADAIEVRADAQAQFNADIQRKLANGIWTRGGCKSWYLDSQGVNRTIWPGFTWRYWLRTRKLDPSDFRLSRRATASPRTVSSAA comes from the coding sequence ATGGGAAATCGCACGGAGACCGGGGTAGTCGTGGTGGGAGCCGGGTTCTCCGGGCTCGGCATGGCGATCCAGCTGCGTAAGGACGGTCGAGACGACTTCGTCGTGCTGGAGAAGGCCGACGAGGTCGGCGGCACCTGGCGCGACAACACCTATCCCGGCTGTGCATGCGACATCCAGTCCCACATGTATTCGTTCTCATTCGAGCAGAATCCGAACTGGTCCCGTGCCTTCTCGCCACAGCCGGAGATCTACGAGTACCTGCGTGGCGTCGCGAGGAAGTACGGACTCTACCGGTTCATCCACTTCGGCCGGGAGATGACCGGGGCCCGGTGGGACGCCGACGAACACCGCTGGCACGTCACGACGGCCTCGGGCGACGAGTACGTGGCCCAGTACCTGGTCTGCGGGGTGGGCGCGCTGCATCTGCCGCAGATTCCCGACCTTCCCGGCGCCGAGCGGTTCCGGGGCGCGGCGTTCCACTCGGCGCGGTGGGACCACGATTTCGATCTCCGGGGCAAGCGGGTGGCCGTGGTCGGTACGGGGGCCAGCGCCATCCAGTTCGTGCCGAAGATCGCCGAGCAGGTGCGGCAACTGCACCTCTTCCAGCGCACCCCGCCGTGGGTGATGCCGAAGGCCGACCACACGATGCCGGAGTGGGTCAAGCGGCTGTTCGCCCGCGTCCCGCTGGCCCAGCGCGCCTACCGTGACTTCCTCTACTGGACGCTGGAGCTGCGGGCCATCGGCTTCAACGGCGATCCCCGCATCATGCGACTCGCGCAGAAGATCGCGAAGCGGCACCTCGACAGGCAGGTCGCCGACCCCGTGCTGCGGGAGAAGCTCACCCCGGACTACGTGCTCGGATGTAAGCGCGTGCTGATCTCCAACGACTACTACCCCGCCCTGACCCGCGACAACGTTGAGGTCGTCACCGACGGCATCGCCGAGGTCACCGAGACGAGCGTCATCGACAAGGCGGGGGTCGAGCGCGAGGTCGACGCGATCATCTACGGCACCGGCTTCCACGTCACCGACGGCTACGACCACCTCGACATCGTGGGCGCCAACGGCACCAACCTCGGCAGGCAGTGGTCCGAACACGGCATGCAGACCCACCTCGGCATCACCGCCAACGGGTATCCGAATCTGTTCCTCCTGCTCGGGCCCAACACCGGGTTGGGGCACAACTCGGTGGTGTTCATGATCGAGCAGCAGATCCGGTACATCGCCGAGGCCATGAACTACGTCGAGGCTCACGGCGCCGACGCCATCGAGGTGCGTGCCGACGCCCAGGCGCAGTTCAACGCCGACATCCAGCGCAAGCTCGCCAACGGCATCTGGACCCGTGGCGGGTGCAAGAGTTGGTACCTGGACTCGCAGGGGGTCAACCGCACCATCTGGCCGGGATTCACCTGGCGGTACTGGCTGCGCACCCGCAAGCTGGACCCGTCCGACTTCCGGCTTTCCCGCCGGGCTACAGCGTCGCCGCGGACAGTTTCCTCAGCCGCGTGA
- a CDS encoding TetR/AcrR family transcriptional regulator, whose product MSATAKPPAQRRRRMPRAERERQMIEVAESVFAERGYAAASMDEIAERVGVSKPMLYEYFQSKEGLLLACIQAARSSLREATEQAVLGATTAEEALRKGLLAFFEFVRDHRQAWSLLRHETSLVGTSAADEIEVTRRQQTDLIASLMSGYLNVSDPTLTHAMAEFVVGGCERLAIWCEQDEKITPQAATDYTMNLLWGGLRHLA is encoded by the coding sequence GTGAGCGCGACCGCAAAGCCCCCAGCCCAGCGGCGTAGACGAATGCCGCGAGCCGAACGTGAACGCCAGATGATCGAGGTCGCCGAAAGCGTGTTCGCCGAACGCGGCTACGCCGCCGCGTCGATGGACGAGATCGCCGAACGCGTCGGCGTCTCCAAACCCATGCTCTACGAGTACTTCCAGTCGAAGGAAGGACTGCTCCTCGCCTGCATCCAAGCCGCCCGCTCCTCGCTCCGCGAGGCCACCGAGCAAGCCGTGCTCGGCGCAACGACCGCCGAGGAGGCTCTGCGCAAGGGGCTGCTGGCATTCTTCGAGTTCGTGCGGGACCACAGGCAGGCGTGGTCGCTGCTGCGACACGAGACGAGCTTGGTCGGCACCTCGGCCGCCGACGAGATCGAGGTCACCCGCAGGCAGCAGACCGACCTCATCGCCTCCCTCATGAGCGGCTACCTGAACGTGTCCGACCCCACGCTCACGCACGCGATGGCCGAGTTCGTCGTGGGCGGCTGCGAGCGGCTGGCGATCTGGTGCGAGCAAGACGAGAAGATCACGCCACAGGCGGCCACGGACTACACGATGAACTTGCTCTGGGGAGGACTACGTCACTTAGCGTAA
- a CDS encoding DUF3618 domain-containing protein, which yields MARDPETIERDIEKAREALAVTLDRIGEKVNPKQLADSARSTVQAKFDEPKVKYPLIGAGLLVGFLLLRKLWR from the coding sequence GTGGCGCGCGACCCCGAGACGATCGAACGCGACATCGAGAAGGCCAGGGAGGCACTCGCCGTCACCCTGGACCGCATCGGTGAGAAGGTGAATCCGAAACAGCTCGCCGACTCGGCGCGGAGCACTGTCCAGGCCAAGTTCGACGAGCCGAAGGTGAAGTACCCGCTGATCGGCGCGGGCTTGTTGGTCGGCTTCCTGCTGCTGCGCAAGTTGTGGCGCTGA